One window of Deltaproteobacteria bacterium genomic DNA carries:
- a CDS encoding VPLPA-CTERM sorting domain-containing protein, with product MKLDWNRMERPTTNMRKALTALFVGAFTLFGMGTAQAGLIGRTIGVETLFPTIGTVCCGSGTAVVGAGVEFPTGTFPDYNPNAFVDVSDLQIDYGQTEGTFYSPATFNGLRFFDVLGTIPDIIGVSINGATNLAGFNSSMLSFDANNIYINMQNISAPAAHLVRLDVQLAAVPEPATMLLLGSGLAGLVAMRRRNTV from the coding sequence ATGAAATTAGATTGGAACAGAATGGAGCGACCAACGACAAACATGAGAAAGGCGTTGACAGCTTTGTTTGTTGGGGCGTTCACGCTCTTCGGAATGGGTACGGCACAAGCAGGGCTCATCGGTCGCACCATTGGGGTCGAAACACTATTCCCGACCATCGGAACGGTCTGCTGTGGCTCAGGTACAGCGGTGGTAGGCGCCGGAGTCGAGTTTCCTACCGGAACGTTTCCCGACTATAACCCCAACGCGTTTGTGGACGTAAGCGATCTCCAGATCGATTATGGGCAGACCGAGGGTACGTTTTATAGCCCTGCCACTTTTAACGGCCTAAGATTTTTTGATGTTCTAGGCACGATCCCGGACATAATCGGCGTATCCATCAATGGAGCGACCAATCTTGCCGGCTTCAACTCGAGCATGCTCTCTTTCGATGCCAACAACATTTACATCAACATGCAAAACATCTCGGCACCTGCCGCTCACCTCGTCAGGCTCGATGTCCAGCTTGCTGCGGTTCCCGAGCCCGCCACCATGCTTCTCCTCGGCTCCGGACTGGCCGGTCTGGTCGCCATGCGCCGCCGCAACACTGTCTAG
- a CDS encoding extracellular solute-binding protein: MMNFALIAVMLCMLANGAWGQTAKSVSELATYARADREKILYDGAKREGKVVWYTSLVPSKDIAKIFEAKYPGVTVEVYRAGGIELLSKALAEHKARRFLVDTIESTPGALMSLRDEQFFAPYFSPHLKAFPDSAKEKAKNGLVYWTTDRESYIGFAYNKNAVAANLLPRKFDDLLKPALKGKMAVSNDESSARQIGAMVYAKGDGFVRKLKDQEVTLHGASGPGFNELIVSGEVPSSFVGFSTNVAHAARNGAPIAWHALDLAVANAGSVGISANAQHPHAGLLLVDFLISPTGQKMFNETFAYGSGAKNYGFEKFYPEKGLTTEEYSDRLEKWMRLMKEITRK; encoded by the coding sequence ATGATGAATTTTGCGCTTATTGCAGTGATGCTGTGCATGTTGGCTAACGGCGCTTGGGGGCAGACGGCCAAGAGCGTCAGCGAACTGGCGACCTACGCGCGCGCCGATCGCGAGAAGATTCTTTACGACGGAGCCAAGAGAGAAGGCAAGGTTGTTTGGTACACGTCGTTGGTTCCTTCGAAAGACATTGCCAAAATCTTCGAAGCTAAATATCCCGGTGTAACGGTCGAAGTCTATCGCGCCGGCGGCATCGAGCTGCTCAGCAAAGCGCTAGCCGAACACAAGGCGCGCCGGTTTCTCGTCGATACCATCGAGAGCACGCCAGGCGCTTTGATGTCGCTTCGCGATGAGCAGTTTTTTGCGCCGTACTTCTCGCCGCATTTGAAAGCTTTTCCGGACAGCGCCAAAGAGAAAGCCAAAAACGGCTTGGTGTATTGGACCACTGATCGCGAATCGTACATCGGTTTCGCTTACAACAAGAATGCCGTCGCTGCCAATTTGCTACCGAGAAAATTCGACGATTTATTGAAGCCCGCGCTCAAAGGAAAGATGGCGGTTAGCAACGACGAAAGCAGCGCGCGGCAAATCGGCGCGATGGTTTACGCCAAGGGCGACGGCTTCGTGCGCAAATTAAAAGACCAAGAGGTCACGCTGCACGGCGCGTCGGGGCCGGGTTTCAATGAATTGATCGTATCCGGCGAAGTGCCGTCCTCCTTCGTCGGTTTTTCCACCAACGTCGCCCACGCCGCGCGCAACGGCGCGCCGATCGCGTGGCACGCGCTCGACTTGGCCGTGGCCAATGCCGGCAGCGTCGGCATCTCCGCGAATGCGCAGCATCCCCACGCGGGATTGTTGCTGGTCGATTTTCTGATCAGCCCCACCGGCCAGAAAATGTTCAACGAGACCTTCGCCTACGGCAGCGGCGCGAAGAATTACGGCTTCGAAAAATTCTATCCCGAAAAAGGGCTGACGACAGAAGAATATTCCGACCGGTTAGAAAAGTGGATGCGGTTGATGAAGGAGATCACGCGGAAGTAG
- a CDS encoding acyl-CoA dehydrogenase encodes MDLKLNDDQNMMKKVAGDFLKAEAPSHVITDWYQKKIAHLPELYKKTAGVGWLGMMIPDEFGGGGTSATDCGVVFEELGRGPLPGPYFSCGVLAAQLILEGGSAAQQKSWLPKICDGSAIVIPALSDDPIQFGPKSVQTRASKTASGFTFSGTKRYVQDGDAASQFICAARTDSGGVILALVDRNAPGVTVKPVSGFMIGAAEVSFDKVAVGADALIGAVDSGWSVLEAALIKALPILCAYQVGACQEIFEMTNEYTRTRVVFGQPIGRFQRVQDHCVDISIHLDGARWITYETLWKIDSAIAATAGAHQSKAVASEAYYQSCHFSHMVFAGAGTDYKHVLMAHSVLAHALYQYLGTPLFHKRAMIDAMYPRKKIA; translated from the coding sequence ATGGATCTCAAATTAAATGACGATCAAAATATGATGAAGAAGGTGGCGGGGGATTTTTTGAAGGCCGAAGCGCCGTCTCATGTCATCACTGACTGGTATCAAAAGAAAATCGCCCATCTTCCCGAGCTATATAAAAAGACCGCGGGTGTCGGTTGGCTGGGCATGATGATTCCCGACGAGTTTGGCGGCGGGGGAACGTCAGCTACCGACTGCGGCGTGGTCTTTGAGGAGCTTGGCCGAGGTCCCTTGCCCGGTCCGTATTTTTCTTGCGGTGTGTTGGCGGCGCAATTGATTCTTGAAGGCGGCAGCGCGGCGCAGCAAAAATCCTGGTTGCCGAAGATTTGCGATGGCAGCGCCATCGTGATTCCAGCGCTCTCCGACGATCCGATTCAGTTCGGGCCGAAATCGGTGCAGACCCGCGCCAGCAAGACGGCTAGCGGATTTACTTTCAGCGGCACCAAGCGCTATGTCCAGGACGGCGACGCCGCGAGCCAATTTATTTGCGCCGCACGCACCGACAGCGGCGGCGTTATACTAGCATTAGTCGATCGCAATGCGCCGGGGGTTACGGTCAAGCCGGTGTCGGGCTTCATGATCGGCGCGGCGGAAGTGAGCTTTGATAAAGTTGCCGTCGGAGCGGACGCACTCATCGGTGCGGTGGATTCGGGCTGGTCGGTGCTGGAAGCGGCGCTGATCAAAGCTTTGCCGATTCTGTGTGCCTACCAGGTGGGTGCCTGCCAAGAGATTTTCGAAATGACCAACGAGTACACCCGCACCCGCGTTGTCTTCGGTCAGCCCATCGGCCGCTTTCAGCGCGTGCAGGATCACTGTGTCGATATTTCGATCCATCTCGACGGCGCGCGTTGGATAACCTACGAGACGCTATGGAAGATCGATTCCGCTATTGCGGCCACGGCCGGCGCGCATCAATCCAAAGCGGTGGCGAGCGAAGCCTACTATCAGTCCTGCCATTTTTCGCACATGGTCTTCGCCGGCGCCGGCACCGACTACAAGCATGTATTGATGGCGCATAGCGTGCTCGCCCATGCGCTCTATCAGTATTTGGGCACGCCGCTGTTTCATAAACGGGCGATGATCGATGCCATGTACCCGCGGAAGAAGATAGCGTAA
- a CDS encoding CoA pyrophosphatase — protein sequence MIDAAVVIPVYRNSDGELHIVMILRNPGGVHGGQIAFPGGKYDPEDETMLDTALRELREELCLTVPRHDVLAELPMEQTRTTGYRVFPYLARITLPERWQLAEREIAELIDVKLSDLTRPGAHDEMIDRFPTWEKSQRVSFYQIGAHRLWGLSYRILHPIIPRLTAGEWDV from the coding sequence ATGATCGATGCGGCCGTGGTGATTCCGGTCTACCGAAACAGCGACGGCGAGTTGCACATCGTGATGATTTTGCGCAATCCCGGCGGCGTGCATGGCGGCCAGATCGCCTTTCCCGGCGGCAAATATGACCCCGAGGACGAAACCATGCTCGACACTGCCTTGCGCGAATTGCGCGAAGAGTTGTGCTTGACCGTGCCGCGCCATGACGTGCTCGCTGAGTTGCCCATGGAACAAACCCGCACCACCGGTTACCGGGTGTTTCCCTATCTCGCGCGGATCACTCTGCCGGAGCGGTGGCAGCTGGCCGAGCGCGAGATCGCCGAGCTGATCGATGTGAAACTCAGCGACCTGACGCGCCCTGGCGCCCACGATGAGATGATCGACCGTTTCCCAACCTGGGAAAAATCCCAGCGGGTTTCGTTTTATCAAATCGGCGCGCATCGGCTGTGGGGATTGTCGTATCGGATTTTGCATCCGATCATTCCCCGGCTGACGGCGGGGGAGTGGGATGTGTAG
- a CDS encoding sulfatase produces MDKQPNFLFIITDQHRADHLGCYGNSVVKTSNIDRLAQTGTRFDNFHVATPICMPNRATIMTGRMPSLHGARQNGIPLSLKATTFVEIMRAAGYDTGLIGKCHLQSISGNLPTIGMPTADPNKIQPPENLREADSSWPSHGRYDQELRSTWLNDAAFELTLPYYGFNHVELAVGHGDEIVGHYYRWLKQRRADADSLRGPKNQLPGNNRIAPQAWRTAVPEELYPTAYIAERTIKYLENYARSDRSKPFFLQCSFPDPHHPFTPPGRYWEMYDADQISLPPSFHSSERPIVGHLQKLYDERAANNANRDGQRTFAISEQEARQAIALTYGMITMIDDAIGSIFAWLKTLRLDDDTVVIFTSDHGDFMGDHQLLLKGALHYRGLVRVPFIWNDPALENQAPVNDGLCGTLDIANTILDRAGLAGHNGMQGVSLLPAVNGAPTGRDALVIEEHQRRGYMGFKNNFRARSLITKENRLTIYEGVDWGELYDFAADPYEQNNLWNEPGSQKRRHELIEQLARKLMEQSDSSPLATHHGP; encoded by the coding sequence ATGGACAAGCAGCCCAACTTCCTATTCATCATCACCGACCAGCACCGCGCCGATCACCTCGGCTGTTACGGCAACTCGGTGGTGAAAACCTCGAACATCGACCGGCTCGCCCAAACCGGCACGCGCTTCGACAACTTCCACGTCGCCACGCCGATCTGCATGCCCAACCGCGCGACGATCATGACCGGGCGCATGCCGTCGCTTCACGGCGCCCGCCAAAACGGTATTCCCCTGTCATTGAAGGCGACCACCTTCGTCGAAATCATGCGCGCTGCCGGCTACGACACCGGCCTCATCGGCAAGTGTCATCTGCAAAGCATCAGCGGCAACCTTCCGACCATCGGTATGCCGACAGCCGATCCGAACAAAATTCAGCCGCCGGAAAATCTGCGCGAAGCCGACAGCAGCTGGCCGAGCCACGGCCGCTACGACCAGGAACTGCGGTCGACATGGTTGAACGATGCGGCATTCGAACTCACGCTCCCCTACTACGGTTTCAACCATGTCGAACTTGCAGTCGGCCACGGCGATGAGATTGTCGGACACTATTATCGCTGGCTCAAGCAACGGCGCGCCGACGCCGATTCACTGCGCGGGCCGAAGAATCAATTGCCGGGCAACAACCGTATCGCGCCCCAGGCCTGGCGTACGGCGGTTCCCGAAGAGCTTTATCCCACGGCCTACATCGCCGAGCGGACGATCAAATATTTGGAGAACTATGCGCGTAGCGACCGCTCCAAACCGTTTTTCTTGCAATGTTCCTTTCCCGACCCGCATCATCCGTTCACGCCGCCGGGTCGGTACTGGGAGATGTACGATGCCGATCAGATCAGCTTGCCGCCGTCATTTCATTCCAGCGAGCGGCCGATTGTCGGCCATTTACAAAAACTCTACGACGAGCGCGCCGCCAACAATGCTAATCGCGACGGTCAACGCACTTTCGCGATTAGCGAACAGGAAGCGCGCCAAGCCATCGCGCTAACTTACGGTATGATCACCATGATCGACGACGCCATCGGCAGCATTTTCGCTTGGCTAAAAACCCTCCGCCTCGATGACGACACCGTGGTCATTTTCACCAGCGACCACGGCGACTTCATGGGCGATCATCAATTGTTGTTGAAGGGCGCGCTGCACTATCGCGGTCTGGTGCGCGTGCCGTTCATCTGGAACGATCCGGCTCTGGAAAACCAAGCGCCGGTCAACGACGGCCTGTGCGGCACCCTCGACATCGCCAACACGATCCTCGATCGCGCCGGCTTGGCGGGACATAACGGCATGCAAGGCGTCAGTCTGCTGCCGGCGGTCAATGGCGCCCCCACCGGCCGCGACGCGCTGGTCATCGAAGAGCATCAACGGCGCGGCTACATGGGATTCAAAAATAATTTCCGGGCGCGAAGTTTGATCACCAAAGAAAATCGCTTGACGATTTACGAAGGCGTCGATTGGGGCGAACTCTACGACTTTGCCGCCGACCCTTACGAGCAGAATAATTTATGGAATGAACCGGGCAGTCAGAAACGGCGCCATGAATTGATCGAACAGTTGGCAAGAAAGCTGATGGAGCAATCCGACAGCAGCCCGCTGGCGACGCATCATGGACCGTAA
- a CDS encoding class I SAM-dependent methyltransferase — MILEPEKFKSFEHAGWQKIPSGYHEAFGSLTGQAIEPLLNAVRLKKDMNFLDIASGPGYAAAAAAKRGATVLGVDFSAAMVEHAKKLQAGVEFREGDAEKLPLGNSLFDGAAMNFGILHLGQPEVALLEALRILRSGGRFAFSVWAKPEETIGFGIVLRAVELHGEPRVELPEGPPFFRYSDPEECTRGLLVAGFESPTVVKVAQVWRLPAGDGLFNVMKDSTVRTAGLLHAQKPTVLDKIREEMRAALVKYTKGDVVELPMPAWVASGIKA, encoded by the coding sequence ATGATCCTTGAACCAGAAAAATTTAAGAGTTTCGAACATGCCGGCTGGCAGAAAATTCCCAGCGGCTATCATGAAGCCTTCGGTAGTTTGACCGGTCAGGCGATCGAGCCATTGCTTAACGCCGTGCGCTTGAAGAAGGACATGAACTTTCTCGACATCGCTAGCGGGCCCGGCTACGCCGCCGCCGCCGCCGCCAAGCGCGGCGCGACGGTGCTAGGCGTAGATTTTTCCGCCGCCATGGTCGAGCACGCCAAGAAACTGCAAGCGGGAGTCGAGTTTCGCGAGGGCGACGCGGAGAAATTGCCGCTGGGAAATAGTTTGTTCGATGGCGCGGCGATGAATTTCGGCATTCTCCATCTCGGCCAGCCTGAAGTCGCGCTGCTCGAAGCACTGCGGATTCTGCGCAGCGGCGGCCGCTTCGCGTTTTCGGTTTGGGCCAAGCCGGAAGAGACCATCGGTTTCGGCATCGTCCTGCGCGCGGTGGAACTGCACGGCGAGCCGCGCGTCGAATTGCCTGAAGGGCCGCCGTTTTTTCGTTACTCCGATCCCGAGGAATGTACCCGCGGTCTGTTGGTCGCCGGCTTCGAATCGCCGACGGTGGTCAAAGTGGCGCAAGTGTGGCGCTTGCCCGCGGGTGACGGCTTGTTCAACGTCATGAAGGACAGCACCGTGCGCACCGCGGGCTTGCTGCACGCTCAGAAACCGACGGTGCTCGATAAGATTCGCGAAGAAATGCGCGCGGCGCTAGTGAAATATACCAAAGGCGATGTCGTCGAGCTGCCGATGCCGGCGTGGGTTGCTTCAGGGATAAAAGCGTAG
- a CDS encoding ABC transporter substrate-binding protein — protein MKFTRAIFFSVLLLAATANAAQPITKVIMTSGSFSEREAAMYLAQDQGIFRRYGLELTFVTVRNGPVGMAALASGETQLHSGSATGAVLGSAAEGMDIVFVAGIINKLIGNIMASPKIKMPADLKGKTIAVTSASGGSWMFTTLALEYWGLDAKRDAITMRILGDESVRSQALLNDSVAATHLGYTFSAPLISKGFTNLGDLAKLPIPFQSTGVLTTRRYMNSHPEVIENVLRGVIDALQFVEKPENKPAVLKSLMKGLRLKNIEQAMEGYDTLANIYEKKIYPRPDGVRNVIRLLGQTNEKIRKLKAEELVDDRFVRKLEKEGRF, from the coding sequence ATGAAATTTACGCGGGCGATATTTTTTTCGGTGCTGCTCTTGGCAGCGACGGCTAACGCGGCTCAACCGATCACTAAAGTGATCATGACCAGCGGCTCGTTCAGCGAGCGCGAAGCCGCCATGTACCTCGCTCAGGATCAGGGGATCTTTCGCCGTTACGGTTTGGAGCTGACCTTCGTCACCGTGCGCAACGGCCCGGTCGGCATGGCGGCACTCGCCTCGGGAGAAACCCAACTCCATTCCGGTTCCGCCACCGGCGCCGTGTTGGGCTCCGCCGCCGAAGGCATGGATATCGTCTTCGTCGCCGGCATCATCAACAAACTCATCGGCAACATCATGGCGTCGCCAAAAATCAAAATGCCCGCCGATCTGAAAGGCAAGACCATCGCTGTCACCAGCGCTAGCGGCGGCAGCTGGATGTTCACCACCTTGGCGCTCGAATATTGGGGATTGGATGCCAAGCGCGACGCCATTACCATGCGCATACTCGGCGACGAATCGGTGCGCAGCCAAGCGCTGCTCAACGATAGCGTCGCCGCGACGCATCTGGGCTACACCTTCTCCGCGCCGCTGATCAGCAAGGGCTTCACCAATCTCGGCGATCTCGCCAAGCTACCGATTCCCTTCCAAAGCACCGGTGTGCTGACCACCCGGCGCTACATGAACTCGCATCCCGAAGTGATTGAAAATGTTTTGCGCGGCGTGATCGACGCTCTGCAATTCGTCGAAAAACCGGAAAACAAACCGGCGGTGCTGAAAAGTTTGATGAAGGGACTGCGGTTAAAAAATATCGAGCAAGCGATGGAAGGCTACGACACTCTGGCGAATATCTACGAAAAGAAAATTTACCCCCGACCCGACGGCGTGCGCAACGTCATCCGCCTGCTCGGCCAGACCAACGAGAAAATCCGTAAACTCAAAGCCGAAGAATTAGTCGACGACCGGTTTGTCAGGAAGCTAGAGAAGGAAGGCCGGTTCTAG